In a single window of the Dehalococcoidales bacterium genome:
- a CDS encoding HK97 family phage prohead protease gives MGEVLHKILDCAVKKIGDRQYEFTASTSDVDRDGEVIDVKGWDLKNFKKNPVILYGHDYHGLPIGRASKVWTSKDGFLKNVVEFPPTGTYEFADIVERLVNTGFLKTQSVGFIPTEWVDGDGDKSARRTYTKQELLEISIVPVPSNPNALMEAVSKGVISKDEMIRITKPEETENYFRVPVRECTITATMDVSKEKGIKGLYCGQDKKFATYLFSKESKFGWTMEKAEAWVKEHDEGKSIDSTSTTLTDA, from the coding sequence ATGGGAGAAGTTTTGCACAAGATACTCGATTGTGCGGTCAAAAAGATAGGTGATAGGCAGTACGAGTTTACCGCTTCGACTTCGGATGTGGACCGTGACGGAGAAGTTATTGACGTTAAAGGATGGGACCTAAAGAACTTCAAGAAAAACCCGGTTATTCTTTACGGGCACGACTACCACGGGCTACCCATCGGGAGAGCGTCAAAGGTGTGGACATCTAAAGACGGCTTTCTTAAAAACGTGGTTGAATTTCCCCCGACAGGGACGTATGAGTTCGCTGATATTGTCGAGAGGCTCGTCAATACCGGATTTCTGAAAACTCAGTCAGTAGGGTTTATCCCGACAGAGTGGGTTGACGGAGATGGTGATAAATCAGCCCGGCGGACCTACACCAAACAGGAACTACTGGAGATTTCAATAGTCCCGGTCCCGTCTAACCCTAACGCTTTGATGGAGGCCGTATCAAAGGGCGTTATCAGTAAGGACGAGATGATACGAATTACCAAGCCGGAAGAGACGGAGAATTACTTTAGGGTTCCGGTCCGGGAATGTACCATCACGGCGACAATGGATGTCTCTAAGGAAAAGGGAATCAAGGGTCTTTACTGCGGGCAGGATAAGAAGTTCGCTACTTACCTTTTCAGTAAGGAATCTAAGTTCGGCTGGACGATGGAGAAGGCCGAGGCGTGGGTTAAAGAGCATGACGAGGGTAAATCTATAGATTCAACCAGTACCACTTTAACTGACGCTG
- a CDS encoding phage portal protein: protein MAIWDKFRGKKPQVTTTSRFPLTGWADAPERSGKGYMEAYGEIYALFGIALRIATATSEVKWRLYKGSERSERSQVSDHVILNLLDYVNPWQTGQELIEIHSLHTDLAGRAYWYLPKNKLGVPAEIWLLPPHMVKVVPGKSEFIKGYILRVGSETIPLSNDEVIRFSMPDPLNPYGGIGFVQAASVELDSESYAGKWNRNFFFNSARPDAALEVEDTLSEEQFDRLRQQWGSKYQGYMNSHKVAILEGGVKYKQIAITQKDMDFPALRRQTRENLMFTFGMPLSVMGVSENVNKANAEAGEYTFGRWLVKPRLSRIKHKLNERLVPMFPMAEGLELDFDEVVSETVEEKKGLAESGTRSGWMTINEARKLNGFDPLPNGDQLLIPLNMIATPVKSVSPVKTKSLPEVEKENIWRSYALKTEREESQFISKLNSLFSKQKQEVVKDYTQMGELNEAYFESEKTRDLFVDELKPLIALALREGAESLKEIGDYNEETEWLEERALALATGINQTTKLELKRQIQAGIKQGESIAKIARRIRIYFDVNSKYRAKMIARTEVIAAHNEGALTRYQGDGVQKTEFYAALDERTCDECMALHGEIYPVTEAHGLIPVHPQCRCTFLPVIE, encoded by the coding sequence ATGGCGATATGGGATAAATTCAGAGGTAAGAAGCCGCAAGTAACAACCACATCCCGCTTTCCTTTAACAGGATGGGCTGACGCCCCGGAAAGGTCGGGAAAGGGGTATATGGAGGCCTATGGAGAAATATATGCTCTGTTTGGAATAGCACTCAGGATCGCTACCGCTACCAGCGAGGTTAAGTGGAGACTATATAAAGGATCAGAGCGAAGCGAAAGAAGCCAGGTATCGGATCATGTCATTCTGAATTTACTCGATTACGTCAATCCGTGGCAGACCGGGCAGGAATTAATCGAGATCCATTCCTTGCATACGGACTTGGCGGGCAGGGCTTACTGGTATCTTCCTAAGAATAAGTTAGGCGTCCCCGCCGAGATATGGCTGCTTCCTCCTCACATGGTTAAGGTCGTGCCGGGGAAGAGCGAATTTATCAAGGGATATATTCTCCGTGTGGGCAGTGAGACGATTCCCCTATCTAACGATGAAGTGATTAGATTCTCCATGCCCGATCCGCTTAATCCTTACGGCGGGATCGGATTCGTCCAGGCTGCATCTGTCGAACTTGACTCTGAGTCATACGCCGGCAAGTGGAACCGGAACTTCTTTTTTAATTCCGCAAGGCCTGACGCGGCGTTAGAGGTCGAAGACACGTTAAGCGAAGAGCAGTTTGATCGATTAAGGCAGCAGTGGGGATCAAAGTATCAGGGATATATGAACTCTCACAAGGTCGCTATCCTGGAGGGCGGTGTCAAGTATAAGCAGATCGCCATTACCCAGAAGGATATGGACTTCCCGGCATTAAGAAGGCAGACCCGGGAGAACTTGATGTTTACCTTCGGGATGCCCCTATCTGTGATGGGTGTCTCCGAGAATGTCAACAAGGCCAACGCCGAGGCCGGGGAATATACCTTTGGTAGATGGCTGGTTAAACCGAGATTAAGCCGAATCAAGCACAAGCTGAACGAAAGATTGGTCCCGATGTTCCCGATGGCTGAAGGATTGGAGCTTGATTTCGACGAAGTTGTCTCTGAGACAGTGGAAGAGAAAAAGGGACTAGCCGAGTCGGGGACCAGATCGGGCTGGATGACTATTAACGAAGCTCGCAAGTTAAACGGGTTCGATCCTCTGCCGAATGGTGATCAGCTGTTGATCCCGTTAAATATGATTGCGACCCCGGTTAAGTCAGTCTCTCCTGTTAAGACTAAATCATTACCTGAGGTTGAAAAAGAGAATATCTGGCGGTCTTATGCCTTAAAGACAGAGCGTGAGGAATCGCAGTTTATCTCTAAATTAAATTCTCTCTTTTCTAAGCAGAAACAGGAGGTCGTTAAGGATTACACCCAGATGGGGGAGCTTAACGAGGCCTATTTCGAGAGTGAAAAGACGCGTGACCTGTTTGTTGATGAACTAAAACCATTAATCGCCCTTGCTTTGAGGGAAGGCGCCGAATCCTTAAAGGAAATCGGGGATTATAACGAAGAGACGGAGTGGTTGGAGGAAAGGGCGCTTGCTCTGGCTACTGGGATTAACCAGACCACTAAATTAGAACTTAAAAGGCAGATTCAGGCCGGGATAAAGCAGGGTGAGAGTATCGCCAAGATTGCCCGGAGAATCAGGATTTATTTCGATGTCAATTCCAAGTATCGGGCAAAGATGATTGCCCGGACTGAGGTTATTGCCGCCCACAATGAGGGCGCGTTAACGAGGTATCAGGGGGACGGCGTCCAAAAGACGGAGTTCTATGCCGCACTGGATGAACGCACCTGTGATGAATGCATGGCATTACACGGGGAGATATACCCCGTTACTGAGGCGCACGGGCTAATTCCGGTACACCCACAATGCCGATGCACCTTTTTACCCGTGATTGAATAG